A part of Rhinoderma darwinii isolate aRhiDar2 chromosome 1, aRhiDar2.hap1, whole genome shotgun sequence genomic DNA contains:
- the ANKRD34B gene encoding ankyrin repeat domain-containing protein 34B, which translates to MDEGVDVTTEGNSLIKAVYQSRLRLTRLLLEGGAYINESNDRGETPLMIACKTKHVDHQSVSKVKMIKYLLENSADPNIQDKFGKTALMHACLENSGSEVVSMLLESGADPSLQDHTGFSALVYAVNSEDKETLKILLNACKAKGKEVIIITTDKSPSGRQTTRQYLNVPPSPGIDHNSPTPCTSPSEIELKTSPTPISNAFEAEKELFNFKEADTSIDLKGSSEPGSPTKKPHMMHFGAKLPFLQRLHSEPWLKIPPSLLHQHKVSCLQEELQDITPEEELSLKMNGLVYSKRYFTRHQSIDVKDTVHLLKTLDSSGPRKLSYDEIQSQTLYPEETPNKSEIPVDQEPDSVHTMSVSSLRSIVQRRNLGANHYSSDSQLTRNHGLAATEDSKSLLEKKKMFSPPSLLSGSRESLENVSVTALTRRNHALLERRGSGALLLDHISQTRPGFLPPLNVNPHPPIPDISCHSKVSNVIFPGAKPLVPSAPLFPKESKSKKMLLRRHSMHTEQIKQLVNFEEILG; encoded by the coding sequence ATGGATGAAGGAGTTGATGTTACAACTGAAGGTAACTCTCTTATTAAAGCGGTATATCAAAGTAGGCTACGTCTGACACGActtcttttggaaggtggagcatATATCAATGAAAGCAATGATCGTGGAGAAACACCACTAATGATTGCTTGTAAAACAAAACATGTTGACCACCAAAGCGTTAGCAAAGTTAAAATGATTAAATATCTTCTGGAAAACAGTGCAGATCCTAATATTCAGGATAAAtttgggaaaaccgctttaatgCATGCTTGCTTGGAGAATTCCGGCTCAGAGGTGGTATCTATGCTTTTAGAGAGTGGAGCTGATCCCAGTCTACAGGACCACACTGGATTCTCTGCCCTTGtatatgcagtcaattcagaggaCAAGGAAACTCTTAAGATTTTACTTAATGCTTGCAAGGCCAAGGGCAAAGAAGTTATAATCATTACAACTGATAAGTCTCCATCTGGCAGACAGACTACAAGGCAGTATCTAAATGTCCCACCTTCTCCAGGCATTGACCATAATTCTCCTACTCCATGTACATCACCTTCTGAAATTGAGCTGAAGACTTCCCCAACACCAATATCAAATGCTTTTGAAGCAGAAAAGGAATTGTTCAACTTTAAAGAGGCTGATACATCTATTGATTTAAAAGGTTCCTCTGAGCCTGGCTCCCCAACAAAAAAGCCTCATATGATGCATTTTGGAGCAAAGTTGCCATTTCTTCAGAGACTGCACTCTGAGCCCTGGTTGAAAATTCCTCCATCTCTGCTCCACCAACACAAAGTTTCTTGTCTTCAAGAGGAGTTACAGGATATAACCCCTGAAGAAGAGCTCTCCCTTAAAATGAACGGCTTAGTATATTCAAAGCGTTATTTCACGCGACATCAGAGCATTGATGTAAAAGATACTGTTCATCTTTTAAAAACACTTGACTCATCTGGCCCAAGAAAACTCTCATATGACGAAATACAATCACAAACACTTTACCCTGAAGAAACACCAAACAAGTCAGAGATCCCTGTTGACCAAGAGCCCGATTCAGTGCACACAATGTCTGTTTCTAGTCTAAGGAGCATCGTTCAAAGAAGAAATTTAGGGGCAAATCATTATAGCTCTGACTCTCAACTCACAAGAAATCATGGTCTGGCTGCAACAGAGGACAGTAAATCTcttttggaaaaaaagaagatgTTTTCTCCACCATCCTTGCTGTCAGGTTCCAGAGAGTCTCTAGAAAATGTTTCTGTCACAGCTTTAACTAGAAGGAACCATGCTCTTCTAGAGAGGCGCGGATCTGGGGCTTTACTTTTAGATCACATAAGTCAAACTAGACCAGGTTTTCTTCCACCATTGAATGTGAACCCCCACCCTCCTATTCCAGATATCAGTTGCCACAGTAAAGTAtccaatgttatttttcctggtgcaAAGCCCCTTGTCCCCTCTGCTCCACTCTTTCCAAAAGAGTCAAAAAGCAAGAAAATGCTTCTCCGGAGACATTCAATGCACACAGAACAGATTAAGCAACTTGTAAACTTTGAAGAGATTCTTGGCTAA